One window of Candidatus Nitrospira kreftii genomic DNA carries:
- a CDS encoding hypothetical protein (conserved exported protein of unknown function), with the protein MTKVRKTIRYLAVWCAVLSFCSLGTSIETCAETYIAGQLGVALPPVGGEFTGVDINSEFFVQGTTHSNLDLSTSFMFGGKVGHYFDSVRWFGLEAEVFHTTPHIEQQAHTFQNLAVPGVTASVTLQGAHLRVLTVAPVNFMFRYHKTRLQPYIGFGPGIFFARISGEGLAPDSPSSSSDNARLGLNVKAGFQYYITKHLTAFAEWKFNYGRFKFADNPELFPFFFGMDATYKMHLVSFGVGYHF; encoded by the coding sequence GTGACGAAGGTTCGAAAAACCATACGTTATCTGGCAGTGTGGTGTGCTGTTCTCTCTTTCTGCTCGCTTGGAACGTCTATCGAGACGTGTGCAGAAACGTACATTGCCGGACAATTAGGGGTGGCATTGCCACCTGTAGGGGGAGAGTTCACGGGCGTCGACATCAATTCGGAGTTTTTTGTTCAAGGTACGACTCACAGCAATCTCGATCTCTCTACCTCCTTCATGTTCGGAGGAAAAGTCGGGCATTACTTTGATTCGGTTCGTTGGTTCGGTCTCGAAGCGGAAGTGTTTCACACGACCCCCCATATAGAACAACAAGCGCATACTTTTCAGAATCTCGCAGTACCAGGCGTAACAGCAAGTGTGACTCTTCAAGGTGCACACCTTCGCGTCCTGACCGTGGCGCCTGTAAATTTCATGTTTCGCTATCATAAGACCCGGTTGCAGCCATATATTGGTTTTGGACCTGGAATCTTCTTTGCGCGAATCAGCGGAGAAGGACTGGCACCAGACTCGCCCAGCTCCTCGTCAGATAATGCGAGATTGGGACTCAACGTCAAGGCTGGGTTCCAATATTACATTACGAAACACCTGACCGCGTTTGCAGAATGGAAGTTTAACTACGGACGCTTTAAATTCGCAGACAACCCTGAACTGTTTCCATTTTTCTTTGGCATGGATGCGACCTACAAAATGCACCTCGTCTCGTTCGGTGTCGGGTATCACTTTTAA
- a CDS encoding hypothetical protein (conserved protein of unknown function): MSPDVPNGVSIVLQQLKELETIASQTLQDLNTVAGAERITKWKAQTASLISNSVGPQQGAAFADIHPGPSFTNDLVEEFSDLVDCYRTPLLALVKQLSHTPSPGS, from the coding sequence GTGTCGCCTGACGTGCCAAATGGCGTTTCCATCGTTCTCCAGCAACTTAAAGAACTGGAGACGATTGCGAGTCAGACTCTTCAGGATTTGAACACCGTAGCCGGGGCCGAACGAATCACAAAATGGAAAGCACAGACTGCATCGCTCATTTCGAATTCGGTTGGACCTCAACAGGGTGCGGCATTCGCCGACATCCATCCAGGACCATCATTCACCAACGATTTGGTCGAAGAATTTAGTGATCTCGTCGACTGTTATCGCACCCCTCTGCTGGCACTCGTCAAACAGTTGTCGCACACCCCTTCACCCGGGAGTTGA
- a CDS encoding Ribosomal RNA small subunit methyltransferase A, whose product MGDSPVPAAIKHLGQNFLIDPNIVRKIISVAELSPNDSVLEIGPGRGILTDALCQSAGRVTAIEIDSRLHAYLTERPTQFQNLTLVLGDAMTYPLEQLPLGTIVVSNLPYYLSTPLLFRLLEQPQRITRLVLMLQNEVADRLVAKSGSSDYGLLSVMAQYSADITKAFKVSPQCFRPRPGVDSAVVLLRTKGRIEQVREIRDQFAALVRAAFAHRRKTLVNSLRDQGYDQQHVVAALTALHLSLSIRAENLSLDKFIALTQQIHGSPHSSRLRRTDQLS is encoded by the coding sequence GTGGGCGATTCGCCCGTCCCGGCAGCCATTAAGCACCTCGGACAGAATTTCCTCATTGACCCCAACATCGTCCGCAAGATTATTTCGGTCGCTGAACTCTCCCCCAATGACAGCGTCTTGGAAATCGGGCCCGGTCGAGGCATCCTGACAGACGCACTTTGTCAATCCGCTGGGCGAGTCACGGCGATTGAGATCGACTCTCGACTCCATGCGTACCTAACCGAACGACCAACTCAGTTTCAGAATCTCACGCTTGTACTCGGCGACGCGATGACGTACCCGCTTGAACAGCTTCCGCTTGGTACCATCGTGGTCTCGAATCTCCCCTATTACCTATCCACCCCCCTTCTTTTTCGTCTCCTTGAGCAACCACAGCGCATCACCCGCTTGGTCCTGATGCTCCAAAACGAAGTTGCCGATCGATTAGTCGCAAAATCTGGAAGTTCGGACTACGGCCTCTTATCCGTTATGGCTCAATACTCGGCTGACATCACCAAAGCGTTCAAGGTCTCGCCACAATGTTTCCGCCCGAGACCTGGCGTTGATTCTGCGGTCGTGTTACTTCGGACTAAAGGTCGGATTGAACAGGTGAGAGAAATCCGAGATCAGTTCGCAGCGCTCGTACGAGCGGCCTTTGCGCATCGCCGCAAAACGCTCGTCAATTCACTGAGGGATCAGGGATACGATCAGCAGCATGTCGTAGCGGCATTGACGGCACTTCATTTATCTCTTTCCATACGAGCAGAAAACCTTTCTCTCGATAAATTCATTGCATTAACCCAGCAAATCCATGGATCACCTCACTCGTCCCGTCTTCGGCGAACAGATCAGCTCTCGTGA
- a CDS encoding 4-hydroxythreonine-4-phosphate dehydrogenase, translated as MGDPAGIGPEVIAKALSEPRLQNVCRSIVIGSLPVMERTVKALRLKLRVCRIDDPMTLPPRRGTVAVLDPLDAPLRTFRPGRAAAETGAASVAFIKKAVELAQVGCIDGMVTAPINKEAIHMAGYHYPGHTELLADLTQAHESGMMIVGGPLRIMFVTTHVAIRDLSSLLTQVKIERAIRLAHLALTTLFRIKRPKIGVAALNPHAGEHGLFGDEEARVILPAARSAQQQGMLASDPLPADTLFGKAAKGDYDGIVALYHDQGLIPLKLVSFGLCVNLTVGLPIIRTSVDHGTAFDIVGRGIADPGSLVEAMKLAANIAQTKTRRRHVKKGPSRRVA; from the coding sequence ATGGGAGACCCCGCAGGCATTGGCCCCGAAGTCATTGCCAAAGCTCTATCAGAACCTCGTTTACAGAACGTGTGCCGATCGATTGTGATTGGGTCCCTTCCCGTAATGGAGCGAACAGTCAAGGCCTTGAGACTCAAGTTACGCGTATGCCGTATTGATGACCCTATGACCTTACCGCCCCGCAGAGGAACCGTCGCCGTACTGGACCCGCTGGATGCTCCATTGCGAACATTCAGACCTGGCCGCGCAGCTGCAGAGACTGGTGCTGCATCGGTGGCCTTCATCAAGAAAGCCGTTGAACTGGCCCAGGTGGGTTGTATCGATGGAATGGTCACAGCCCCCATCAACAAGGAAGCCATCCATATGGCCGGCTATCATTACCCAGGCCACACTGAATTGTTGGCGGATCTGACCCAGGCACACGAGTCGGGCATGATGATTGTGGGAGGGCCGTTGCGGATTATGTTCGTGACGACTCATGTCGCGATCAGAGATCTCTCATCGCTGCTCACTCAAGTGAAAATCGAAAGGGCAATTCGCTTGGCTCACCTCGCACTGACAACGTTGTTCAGAATCAAGCGCCCTAAAATCGGAGTGGCTGCCCTCAATCCCCACGCGGGTGAGCACGGACTGTTCGGCGACGAAGAAGCTCGCGTCATTCTCCCTGCTGCGCGTTCGGCCCAACAGCAGGGCATGCTGGCCAGTGATCCTTTGCCGGCTGATACCTTATTTGGAAAAGCTGCCAAAGGGGACTATGATGGCATCGTGGCTCTCTACCATGATCAAGGCTTAATTCCGTTGAAACTCGTCTCGTTCGGCTTGTGTGTGAATCTTACGGTAGGGCTCCCTATCATTCGTACCTCGGTCGACCATGGAACCGCCTTTGACATCGTTGGGCGAGGAATTGCTGATCCAGGGAGTCTCGTGGAGGCCATGAAGCTAGCTGCAAATATTGCACAGACCAAGACCAGACGTCGGCATGTCAAGAAAGGACCATCCAGACGTGTCGCCTGA
- a CDS encoding putative nickel insertion protein, giving the protein MDWVRYVVGRHLHFDCFSGISGDMVLGALVSAGLSWTELVNGLKRLKLTGYHLRRREVHRGALPAIKVDVIIQQGFHRPLTLTRIRKIISSSTLPTPVKEQSQSVFDRLAEAEGLAHRVAVKDVHFHEIGVVDSFIDVVGGILGCYLLNVTHVTSSSINVGSGSIETSHGLLPVPGPAVAALAKGIPIYSEGPRCELATPTGVALLRTLASDFGPMPTMQSMAVGYGAGDRNPEGWSNALRVFLQDEVAPVARRTEQVMQIETNLDDLNPQTYEHIMEQLFDVGAMDVALIPVVMKKNRPGVVLSCLAKQDRTDAIIEILFQETSTLGVRLQEMARQVLPRRFVSVTVHGGTVRMKVADVGAGWEKASPEYIDCKQIAKRTGRPLKTIMEDAISTYRLGLSKMKPATMRGRA; this is encoded by the coding sequence ATGGACTGGGTGAGGTATGTGGTGGGCCGACATCTGCATTTCGATTGTTTTTCAGGAATCAGCGGAGACATGGTCTTAGGCGCATTGGTGAGCGCCGGTTTGTCGTGGACTGAATTAGTCAACGGCCTTAAACGACTGAAGCTCACGGGCTACCACTTGCGTAGGCGTGAGGTGCATCGCGGCGCACTCCCGGCAATAAAGGTCGATGTGATCATTCAACAGGGGTTTCATCGGCCACTGACGCTCACTCGCATACGGAAGATTATTTCTTCCAGCACGTTACCAACCCCCGTCAAGGAGCAAAGTCAGTCTGTGTTCGACCGACTAGCGGAAGCCGAAGGTCTTGCCCATCGAGTTGCTGTTAAGGACGTTCACTTTCATGAAATAGGAGTGGTGGATTCCTTCATCGATGTCGTCGGCGGGATCCTGGGGTGCTATCTGTTGAACGTGACCCATGTCACGTCCTCTTCCATCAACGTCGGCTCCGGTTCCATCGAGACTTCCCACGGGCTCTTACCCGTTCCAGGACCGGCGGTGGCGGCGCTGGCAAAAGGGATTCCGATTTACTCCGAGGGGCCCCGCTGCGAACTTGCGACTCCCACCGGTGTGGCCTTGCTGCGAACATTAGCATCGGATTTCGGCCCCATGCCGACGATGCAAAGCATGGCGGTGGGCTATGGAGCCGGCGACCGAAATCCCGAAGGGTGGTCGAACGCCCTCCGTGTGTTTTTACAGGATGAGGTTGCCCCTGTCGCACGCCGGACCGAACAGGTAATGCAGATTGAAACGAATCTCGATGACCTGAATCCTCAAACGTACGAACACATCATGGAACAATTGTTTGATGTCGGGGCTATGGATGTTGCCCTCATCCCCGTCGTCATGAAGAAGAATCGACCGGGAGTGGTGTTGAGCTGCCTCGCTAAGCAAGATCGGACCGATGCCATCATCGAGATCCTGTTTCAAGAGACCTCTACACTGGGAGTACGGCTTCAAGAGATGGCTCGTCAAGTCCTTCCCCGACGATTTGTGTCCGTCACGGTCCATGGCGGAACCGTTCGCATGAAAGTCGCCGATGTCGGTGCCGGCTGGGAAAAGGCGTCACCGGAGTATATCGATTGCAAGCAGATCGCAAAACGAACGGGACGACCGCTCAAGACCATCATGGAAGACGCAATATCGACCTATCGGCTGGGACTCAGCAAAATGAAACCGGCAACTATGCGAGGCCGGGCATGA
- a CDS encoding hypothetical protein (conserved protein of unknown function), with translation MTGFVSSVRPSSLIGRRKLFLGLLCILGCAALLFPVDSDSRATSKTKPSRAPRPEPELKIVDLGITPKPYTLGNGPLQFSVTVQLPKDMRGDLILEVSSLISSPSKTSVRFLTHRQPVKISSTSNKGTERQMASIELVWDGQDQRKQLAVVGNYTYEVRTKLLANGEKGLRTVMVGWPKRGTLQVKWPTVGSLSPTTPVPTD, from the coding sequence ATGACAGGGTTCGTGTCGTCCGTAAGGCCTTCGAGTCTGATCGGCCGCAGGAAATTATTCCTGGGGCTGCTCTGTATTCTTGGATGCGCGGCTCTGCTGTTTCCGGTCGACAGCGACTCGCGAGCCACGTCAAAGACCAAGCCATCTCGGGCTCCTCGGCCTGAACCGGAGCTCAAGATTGTCGACCTCGGAATTACGCCGAAACCGTATACGCTTGGCAACGGCCCTCTCCAATTCTCTGTGACGGTTCAGCTCCCAAAAGACATGCGCGGGGACCTCATTCTGGAGGTCAGCTCACTCATTAGCTCTCCCTCGAAGACCTCGGTGAGATTTTTGACGCATCGACAGCCTGTCAAGATATCCTCGACTTCGAATAAAGGAACGGAACGACAAATGGCTTCGATCGAGTTGGTCTGGGATGGTCAGGATCAACGCAAGCAGCTTGCTGTAGTGGGCAACTATACGTACGAAGTTCGGACGAAACTATTGGCGAACGGGGAGAAGGGGCTTCGAACGGTGATGGTCGGCTGGCCGAAGCGAGGAACACTACAAGTGAAGTGGCCCACAGTCGGCTCCCTCTCCCCTACGACGCCAGTCCCAACAGATTGA
- a CDS encoding Pyridinium-3,5-biscarboxylic acid mononucleotide synthase: MNPEGLERLLQQVRQGKLSIEHALQRLRSLPYEDLGFASLDHHRSLRQGFPEVVLCEGKSTAQVVAIARALFKKQGPFLATRAEPTVGRAIRRVNRRARYYPDARLVVVHPPRPKSLGHILVVTAGTADLPVAEEARITAEVMGSRVERLYDVGVAGIHRLLGRKERLFEARVVIVVAGMDGVLPSVVGGLVQCPVIAVPTSRGYGASFGGVAALLTMLNSCAAGVGVMNIDNGFGAACLAHRINLLGLAS; encoded by the coding sequence ATGAATCCGGAAGGGCTTGAACGATTACTCCAGCAGGTACGTCAGGGAAAGCTTTCTATTGAACACGCACTTCAACGACTTCGGTCCCTGCCGTACGAAGATTTGGGGTTTGCCTCCCTCGATCATCATCGATCATTGCGACAGGGATTTCCCGAGGTTGTCTTGTGCGAAGGCAAAAGCACGGCTCAGGTCGTAGCGATCGCACGAGCGCTCTTCAAAAAACAAGGTCCCTTTCTTGCGACTCGCGCTGAACCCACGGTTGGGCGTGCAATTCGCCGAGTCAACCGGCGCGCACGCTACTATCCCGATGCGCGTCTTGTAGTGGTCCACCCGCCGCGACCAAAGTCACTGGGTCACATCTTGGTCGTCACCGCCGGCACCGCCGACCTGCCCGTGGCCGAAGAAGCCCGAATCACAGCCGAAGTGATGGGGAGTCGCGTCGAACGACTGTACGACGTCGGCGTCGCCGGTATCCACCGGCTGCTTGGGAGGAAAGAACGGCTCTTCGAAGCAAGGGTGGTCATCGTTGTGGCCGGAATGGATGGCGTCCTGCCGAGTGTCGTAGGCGGCTTGGTGCAGTGTCCGGTCATCGCCGTCCCAACGAGCCGCGGCTATGGTGCAAGTTTTGGTGGAGTGGCCGCCCTCTTGACGATGCTCAATTCTTGCGCGGCTGGCGTGGGTGTGATGAATATCGATAATGGGTTTGGCGCGGCTTGTCTCGCACACCGGATCAATCTGTTGGGACTGGCGTCGTAG
- a CDS encoding Glycerol-3-phosphate dehydrogenase [NAD(P)+] translates to MPTTINNVSVIGAGAWGTALAKHLAEKGLAVRLWAYEHNVVESINTSHENSVFLKGITLPQSLTATSSLVDAIQNCHGIVFAVPSHATRPVLRELAPNLTDARPLVCATKGIEEDSAKLMTQVMEDELPTSMHRALMVLSGPSFASELTLRRPTAVCLAGTDDALVRRFQEVLMTPTFRVYADRDVIGVQLGGALKNVMALAAGVIDGLDLGLNARAALITRGLAETIRLGVAMGADPRTFYGLSGVGDLVLTCTGTLSRNHTVGVQLGRGERLETVLAGMQAVAEGIRTARAALTLASRYHVDMPIIQEINAVLYDNKSCRKAVSALMERDAKPEKGWI, encoded by the coding sequence ATGCCAACCACAATCAACAACGTGAGCGTGATTGGGGCCGGAGCTTGGGGAACAGCCCTGGCCAAACACCTAGCCGAAAAGGGACTCGCCGTTCGCCTCTGGGCCTATGAACACAACGTCGTGGAGTCCATTAACACCTCTCATGAAAATTCAGTCTTCCTAAAAGGCATCACTCTCCCTCAAAGCCTGACGGCTACCTCATCCCTCGTCGACGCCATACAAAACTGTCACGGCATTGTGTTCGCTGTTCCTTCGCATGCCACTCGACCTGTGTTGCGGGAATTAGCACCCAACCTGACTGACGCACGACCGTTGGTGTGTGCGACGAAAGGGATTGAAGAAGATTCAGCGAAATTGATGACTCAAGTGATGGAGGATGAGTTGCCGACATCCATGCACCGCGCTCTGATGGTGCTCTCCGGTCCGAGTTTCGCGTCGGAATTGACCTTGAGACGACCCACGGCGGTGTGTCTGGCCGGCACCGATGACGCATTGGTTCGCCGTTTTCAAGAAGTCTTGATGACGCCGACCTTTCGCGTGTATGCGGATCGCGATGTCATCGGCGTTCAACTCGGCGGTGCACTGAAAAACGTGATGGCCCTCGCCGCCGGCGTCATCGACGGTTTGGACCTTGGACTCAATGCCCGTGCAGCGCTCATTACCAGAGGTTTAGCGGAAACCATCCGACTGGGTGTGGCGATGGGAGCTGACCCACGGACGTTTTATGGGCTTTCAGGTGTCGGTGATTTGGTCTTGACCTGCACAGGTACACTCAGCCGCAACCATACAGTAGGTGTTCAACTCGGCAGAGGAGAACGACTGGAGACGGTCTTGGCCGGCATGCAGGCCGTTGCCGAGGGCATCCGAACGGCCCGCGCGGCACTCACGTTGGCCAGTCGCTATCATGTCGACATGCCGATCATACAAGAGATCAATGCCGTCTTGTACGACAACAAATCTTGTCGAAAAGCGGTCAGTGCCTTGATGGAGCGTGATGCAAAACCTGAGAAAGGGTGGATATGA
- a CDS encoding hypothetical protein (conserved protein of unknown function), with the protein MKPSFGPDSYERSSFLTNGVADLMTSLAVIFILLFAAYVTRVEDGNVKPDLNRTAPLESKPRLDPLHTRLEAQSPSILTATIPDSVLNFEFGKSTLLPPAETFLSEVIPHYATIACGPEGADVEAFVIEGYTDDLGDDVRNLRLSQDRSFAVLAKSLEVIHEKLPWAYECFLQKATANGRGRQHLLRNGTGHLDREKSRRVMFQIHMRQK; encoded by the coding sequence ATGAAGCCATCATTTGGGCCGGACTCCTATGAACGGTCATCTTTTCTGACAAACGGCGTTGCAGATCTGATGACCTCGCTCGCCGTGATTTTCATTCTCTTGTTCGCGGCTTATGTGACTCGTGTTGAGGATGGAAATGTGAAGCCGGACCTGAACCGAACCGCTCCCCTGGAGTCAAAGCCCAGGCTCGACCCACTTCATACAAGGCTGGAGGCCCAAAGCCCGAGCATTCTTACTGCCACGATACCGGATAGCGTGCTCAACTTTGAGTTTGGAAAGAGCACACTGCTACCGCCAGCAGAAACTTTCTTATCCGAAGTCATACCTCACTATGCCACCATCGCCTGCGGACCGGAAGGGGCGGACGTGGAGGCCTTTGTGATTGAAGGATATACCGATGACCTCGGAGATGATGTGCGCAATTTGCGGTTGAGTCAGGATCGGTCCTTCGCCGTGTTGGCTAAAAGTTTGGAAGTCATCCACGAGAAGCTTCCTTGGGCCTATGAATGTTTCTTACAGAAAGCCACGGCGAACGGGCGTGGAAGACAGCACCTCCTGCGAAATGGCACCGGACACCTCGACCGAGAGAAAAGCCGACGCGTCATGTTTCAAATTCACATGCGCCAAAAGTAA
- a CDS encoding hypothetical protein (conserved protein of unknown function): MVALTSVRVFIGILLISVGITGCASEFIMVGTSGEPLLISRRGFTPAECTALVKGDAADMGLTLRYIHIRGNTVGRSLLWPFEPGYACEGGVGPEQGPIGTYLQTLHIPRRGS; encoded by the coding sequence ATGGTAGCCTTAACATCCGTCAGAGTTTTCATTGGCATACTTTTGATTTCAGTTGGCATAACGGGCTGTGCCAGTGAATTTATCATGGTGGGGACCTCTGGAGAACCACTCCTAATATCGCGACGGGGATTTACACCGGCTGAATGTACGGCACTCGTAAAAGGTGACGCCGCAGATATGGGCCTTACGTTGAGATATATTCATATACGAGGAAACACCGTTGGACGTTCACTCTTATGGCCTTTTGAACCCGGATATGCCTGTGAGGGTGGAGTAGGTCCAGAACAGGGTCCAATCGGTACTTACCTCCAGACTCTTCATATTCCTCGCCGCGGCTCATGA
- a CDS encoding hypothetical protein (conserved membrane protein of unknown function): protein MTALLYVLLFLVSVAVTLGGCALFTNAIEWLGKRRGISEGAVGSIFAAIGTTLPETSIPIIAIFFGESQEEVEVGLGAILGAPFMLSTLVLPILALLLLLYARAGKRTARFQLNYREVMTDLTFFIFGYLVALGCAFSPSRLLHLIAAGALVCLYIFYMKIKFTPTGEDGEGSELEPLIFDKAADTPSYLMISLQAFLGLGGLILGAHLFVMAAESMAGLFSMSPLILALLIAPLATELPEMSNSFLWLYRKKDRLAVANVTGAMVFQGTLPVSLGLIGTEWVIAPTAMTSMVLAVQAVGLCLLQILIGGRWRPWLLAAGVVFYLGYTLHLYAN from the coding sequence ATGACCGCCCTGCTGTACGTGCTCCTTTTCCTCGTCTCTGTCGCGGTCACGCTGGGTGGATGCGCGCTCTTTACCAATGCGATCGAATGGCTAGGCAAACGGCGAGGCATTTCCGAAGGCGCCGTGGGCAGTATTTTTGCGGCCATCGGAACCACCCTACCTGAAACGTCAATCCCAATCATCGCGATTTTCTTCGGCGAAAGTCAGGAGGAGGTCGAAGTAGGGTTGGGCGCGATCTTGGGCGCCCCATTCATGCTGAGCACGCTGGTCCTGCCCATTCTAGCGCTGCTGCTGCTGCTCTATGCTCGGGCCGGCAAACGGACCGCGCGCTTTCAGCTGAATTATCGTGAAGTCATGACGGATCTGACGTTTTTCATATTTGGGTATCTTGTGGCGTTAGGCTGCGCCTTCAGTCCATCCAGACTCCTCCACCTCATCGCAGCCGGCGCACTCGTCTGTTTGTACATTTTCTACATGAAGATCAAATTTACTCCGACTGGCGAAGATGGAGAAGGCAGCGAATTGGAACCTCTCATTTTCGACAAGGCTGCCGACACGCCTTCCTACCTGATGATCAGCCTTCAAGCTTTCTTGGGTTTAGGGGGCTTGATACTGGGCGCCCATTTATTCGTCATGGCTGCCGAATCGATGGCCGGTCTTTTCTCGATGTCACCGTTGATTTTAGCCTTGCTCATCGCTCCCCTTGCCACTGAGTTACCTGAGATGTCCAACAGCTTTCTCTGGCTGTATCGAAAGAAAGACCGACTCGCCGTGGCCAATGTCACAGGAGCCATGGTATTTCAGGGAACCTTGCCGGTCTCTTTGGGTTTGATTGGAACAGAGTGGGTGATTGCCCCAACTGCCATGACCAGCATGGTTTTAGCGGTGCAGGCCGTAGGTCTCTGTCTGCTGCAGATCTTGATCGGAGGCCGATGGCGCCCCTGGTTGCTTGCTGCCGGCGTGGTGTTTTATCTCGGTTATACCTTGCATCTCTATGCCAATTAA
- a CDS encoding hypothetical protein (conserved protein of unknown function) → MSDAANHAWFTREAYGMDLRSLSENIWGVVSQDMTMIGGIQGPMLSWIGVTGILTLFLWHGTMLLRSLFKLRRILSRVYSSVLPLVVARQQVAKDWLIIPTLAKKRASPNETADARRDLDDLQALDRTFRAEPALAKEWLSYRKTFAVEQSVWFLEPTVHSQRSATEFFSFEALCAGQLNVRFYRQLPSFLTGVGLLFTFIAILIGLSRLHANGPHIEGIQGLINGLSGKFVTSIVGLTCANAFTLLENSIWQRLESQHRTCLSLLDELFPQKAGGHHLQTSQAMNGGSISVVSPIRTDGTTQLAEVLQQRLSSMVTALTSATQAVTALTSKQSPVKLDDLPSEIAHEVQRAMRPIMTPLLEAVQDLTRAINSQSSSVQLSQPEIEAMFQELRSHTQEKQ, encoded by the coding sequence TTGTCGGATGCCGCGAATCATGCGTGGTTTACCAGAGAGGCGTATGGCATGGATCTGAGGTCTCTTTCTGAAAATATTTGGGGAGTGGTCAGCCAGGATATGACGATGATCGGCGGCATTCAGGGGCCGATGCTGAGCTGGATCGGTGTGACTGGTATCCTTACCCTCTTTCTATGGCATGGCACCATGCTCCTTCGGAGCCTATTCAAGCTTCGACGGATCCTATCCAGGGTCTATTCCTCTGTCCTGCCTCTGGTCGTGGCACGACAACAGGTTGCCAAAGACTGGCTTATCATTCCAACTTTGGCCAAGAAACGAGCCTCTCCCAATGAGACGGCTGATGCTCGACGCGATCTCGACGATCTCCAGGCCCTTGATCGTACGTTCCGCGCCGAACCGGCATTGGCAAAAGAATGGCTTTCGTACCGCAAGACTTTCGCAGTGGAACAGTCCGTATGGTTTCTTGAGCCGACGGTCCATAGTCAGCGGTCCGCCACCGAATTCTTTTCCTTTGAGGCTCTCTGCGCAGGCCAACTCAACGTTCGTTTCTACAGGCAACTCCCCTCATTTCTGACCGGAGTAGGGCTGCTATTCACGTTTATTGCCATTTTGATCGGTCTCAGCAGGCTCCATGCGAACGGACCCCACATCGAAGGAATCCAAGGTCTTATTAATGGACTATCGGGAAAGTTTGTGACTTCAATCGTCGGCTTGACCTGTGCCAATGCCTTTACACTGCTGGAAAATTCGATATGGCAACGTCTAGAGAGCCAGCATCGCACGTGCCTATCTCTGTTGGATGAACTATTCCCGCAGAAAGCTGGGGGCCATCACCTTCAGACGTCTCAGGCGATGAATGGAGGGTCTATTTCTGTGGTCAGCCCAATCAGAACGGATGGGACAACCCAACTTGCGGAAGTGCTACAGCAACGCTTGAGCTCGATGGTTACTGCCTTGACATCGGCGACTCAAGCTGTCACAGCGCTGACCTCCAAGCAGTCGCCGGTGAAGCTTGATGATCTGCCTAGTGAGATCGCTCATGAGGTTCAACGGGCTATGAGACCGATCATGACCCCTTTGCTGGAAGCCGTCCAGGATCTAACCAGGGCGATCAATAGCCAATCTTCCTCGGTCCAGCTCTCGCAACCAGAAATAGAAGCTATGTTTCAAGAACTAAGAAGTCACACGCAAGAGAAGCAATGA
- a CDS encoding hypothetical protein (conserved protein of unknown function): protein MQVCQTCNRSQPEVNRFCVQCGRRLDGRADGPSAFRSAHSVPGQLNITVLYGMVVLLILALIFPPWETPPTQEPEFLGMHFILAPPTPEAVMSRMLLTIELVTIAIAGMYGAFLFREK from the coding sequence ATGCAAGTCTGCCAAACGTGCAATCGATCACAGCCCGAGGTCAATAGGTTCTGCGTGCAATGTGGGCGACGTCTCGATGGCAGAGCCGACGGGCCGTCGGCGTTTAGATCTGCGCATTCGGTACCAGGGCAACTCAATATCACCGTACTCTATGGAATGGTCGTTCTTCTGATTCTTGCCCTGATATTCCCTCCGTGGGAGACTCCGCCCACGCAGGAGCCAGAGTTTCTGGGGATGCATTTCATCCTAGCTCCGCCGACACCCGAGGCCGTCATGAGTCGTATGCTCCTGACGATCGAGCTTGTCACGATTGCGATTGCCGGCATGTACGGAGCGTTTCTCTTCCGGGAGAAATGA